Proteins encoded within one genomic window of Camelina sativa cultivar DH55 chromosome 19, Cs, whole genome shotgun sequence:
- the LOC104766824 gene encoding 26S proteasome regulatory subunit 4 homolog B-like isoform X2 yields the protein MGQGPSGGLNRQGDRKTDGGDKKEKKFEPAAPPARVGRKQRRQKGPEAAARLPTVTPSTKCKLRLLKLERIKDYLLMEEEFVANQERLKPQEEKAEEDRSKVDDLRGTPMSVGNLEELIDENHAIVSSSVGPEYYVGILSFVDKDQLEPGCSILMHNKVLSVVGILQDEVDPMVSVMKVEKAPLESYADIGGLEAQIQEIKEAVELPLTHPELYEDIGIRPPKGVILYGEPGTGKTLLAKAVANSTSATFLRVVGSELIQKYLGDGPKLVRELFRVADDLSPSIVFIDEIDAVGTKRYDANSGGEREIQRTMLELLNQLDGFDSRGDVKVILATNRIESLDPALLRPGRIDRKIEFPLPDIKTRRRIFQIHTSKMTLAEDVNLEEFVMTKDEFSGADIKAICTEAGLLALRERRMKVTHVDFKKAKEKVMFKKKEGVPEGLYM from the exons ATGG GTCAAGGACCGTCCGGCGGATTGAATCGACAAGGGGATCGGAAAACAGATGGTGGagacaagaaagagaagaagttcgAGCCAGCCGCACCACCTGCTCGTGTAGGGAGGAAGCAACGGAGGCAGAAAGGACCTGAAGCGGCGGCGAGGTTGCCGACGGTGACTCCTTCTACCAAATGTAAGCTTAGATTGCTTAAACTGGAGCGAATCAAGGACTATTTGCTTATGGAGGAAGAGTTTGTGGCGAATCAGGAGAGGTTGAAACCTCAGGAAGAGAAAGCTGAGGAAGATAGATCTAAAGTTGATGATCTTCGTGGTACACCTATGAGTGTTGGTAATCTCGAAGAGCTTATTGATGAGAATCATgccattgtttcttcttctgttggtCCTGAGTATTACGTTGGGATTTTGTCTTTCGTTGATAAGGATCAGCTCGAACCTGGCTGCTCAATTTTGATGCATAACAAG GTACTGTCTGTTGTTGGGATTCTTCAGGATGAAGTGGATCCAATGGTGTCTGTGATGAAAGTGGAGAAAGCTCCTCTGGAGTCATATGCTGACATTGGAGGTTTAGAAGCTCAGATTCAGGAGATTAAGGAAGCTGTTGAGCTACCTTTAACTCATCCCGAGTTGTATGAAGATATTGGAATTAGGCCACCAAAGGGTGTGATCTTGTATGGTGAACCAGGCACTGGGAAGACATTGCTTGCTAAG GCAGTGGCGAATTCTACATCAGCTACTTTCTTGCGTGTTGTCGGTAGTGAACTGATTCAGAAGTATTTGGGAGATGGTCCCAAGCTTGTGAGAGAGCTTTTCAGGGTTGCCGATGACCTGTCACCTTCTATTGTTTTCATAGACGAGATTGATGCCGTTGGCACTAAGCG GTATGATGCAAACTCAGGTGGTGAACGTGAAATCCAAAGAACCATGTTGGAACTACTGAACCAGCTTGATGGGTTTGATTCAAGAGGAGATGTTAAGGTTATTCTCGCGACAAACAGAATCGAAAGTCTAGACCCGGCACTTCTTAGACCAGGCCGGATCGACAGGAAAATCGAGTTCCCTCTTCCAGACATCAAAACAAGGAGGCGTATCTTCCAG ATACACACATCAAAGATGACTTTAGCTGAAGATGTGAACTTAGAAGAGTTTGTAATGACGAAAGACGAGTTCTCAGGAGCTGATATTAAGGCGATATGCACAGAAGCTGGTCTGCTTGCTCTTAGAGAGCGCCGAATGAAA GTGACGCATGTGGACTTCAAGAAGGCGAAGGAGAAGGTAATgttcaagaagaaagaaggtGTTCCTGAAGGTCTTTACATGTGA
- the LOC104766824 gene encoding 26S proteasome regulatory subunit 4 homolog B-like isoform X1 gives MGQGPSGGLNRQGDRKTDGGDKKEKKFEPAAPPARVGRKQRRQKGPEAAARLPTVTPSTKCKLRLLKLERIKDYLLMEEEFVANQERLKPQEEKAEEDRSKVDDLRGTPMSVGNLEELIDENHAIVSSSVGPEYYVGILSFVDKDQLEPGCSILMHNKVLSVVGILQDEVDPMVSVMKVEKAPLESYADIGGLEAQIQEIKEAVELPLTHPELYEDIGIRPPKGVILYGEPGTGKTLLAKAVANSTSATFLRVVGSELIQKYLGDGPKLVRELFRVADDLSPSIVFIDEIDAVGTKRYDANSGGEREIQRTMLELLNQLDGFDSRGDVKVILATNRIESLDPALLRPGRIDRKIEFPLPDIKTRRRIFQIHTSKMTLAEDVNLEEFVMTKDEFSGADIKAICTEAGLLALRERRMKVTHVDFKKAKEKVMFKKKEGVPEGLYM, from the exons ATGGGTCAAGGACCGTCCGGCGGATTGAATCGACAAGGGGATCGGAAAACAGATGGTGGagacaagaaagagaagaagttcgAGCCAGCCGCACCACCTGCTCGTGTAGGGAGGAAGCAACGGAGGCAGAAAGGACCTGAAGCGGCGGCGAGGTTGCCGACGGTGACTCCTTCTACCAAATGTAAGCTTAGATTGCTTAAACTGGAGCGAATCAAGGACTATTTGCTTATGGAGGAAGAGTTTGTGGCGAATCAGGAGAGGTTGAAACCTCAGGAAGAGAAAGCTGAGGAAGATAGATCTAAAGTTGATGATCTTCGTGGTACACCTATGAGTGTTGGTAATCTCGAAGAGCTTATTGATGAGAATCATgccattgtttcttcttctgttggtCCTGAGTATTACGTTGGGATTTTGTCTTTCGTTGATAAGGATCAGCTCGAACCTGGCTGCTCAATTTTGATGCATAACAAG GTACTGTCTGTTGTTGGGATTCTTCAGGATGAAGTGGATCCAATGGTGTCTGTGATGAAAGTGGAGAAAGCTCCTCTGGAGTCATATGCTGACATTGGAGGTTTAGAAGCTCAGATTCAGGAGATTAAGGAAGCTGTTGAGCTACCTTTAACTCATCCCGAGTTGTATGAAGATATTGGAATTAGGCCACCAAAGGGTGTGATCTTGTATGGTGAACCAGGCACTGGGAAGACATTGCTTGCTAAG GCAGTGGCGAATTCTACATCAGCTACTTTCTTGCGTGTTGTCGGTAGTGAACTGATTCAGAAGTATTTGGGAGATGGTCCCAAGCTTGTGAGAGAGCTTTTCAGGGTTGCCGATGACCTGTCACCTTCTATTGTTTTCATAGACGAGATTGATGCCGTTGGCACTAAGCG GTATGATGCAAACTCAGGTGGTGAACGTGAAATCCAAAGAACCATGTTGGAACTACTGAACCAGCTTGATGGGTTTGATTCAAGAGGAGATGTTAAGGTTATTCTCGCGACAAACAGAATCGAAAGTCTAGACCCGGCACTTCTTAGACCAGGCCGGATCGACAGGAAAATCGAGTTCCCTCTTCCAGACATCAAAACAAGGAGGCGTATCTTCCAG ATACACACATCAAAGATGACTTTAGCTGAAGATGTGAACTTAGAAGAGTTTGTAATGACGAAAGACGAGTTCTCAGGAGCTGATATTAAGGCGATATGCACAGAAGCTGGTCTGCTTGCTCTTAGAGAGCGCCGAATGAAA GTGACGCATGTGGACTTCAAGAAGGCGAAGGAGAAGGTAATgttcaagaagaaagaaggtGTTCCTGAAGGTCTTTACATGTGA